The genomic window GGAGCTGCTCGGGCCCGTGCTGGACGCCCTGCCGCGGGGCCTCCGGGACGAAACCGGCCGCGCCGCCTCCGGCCGGCCCCGGCCCTTCGTCCTCAACACGCCCCGCAAGGAGCTGCAGCAGACCAGCCTCGTCATGGGGTTCCCGGCCCATCCCCACGTGCATCCGGACCGGGCTGCGGTGGGGGTGCTGAGCCACGTGCTCGGAGGCGGCATGTCCAGCCGGCTCTTCATGGAACTGCGGGAGAAGAACGCCTTGTGCTACCAGGTGGGGACCTACCTCACCCACTACCAGGACACCGGGGCCCTGCAGATCAGCGCCAGCTGCGCGCCGGAGCGGGCCCGGGAGCTGGTGCGCCGCGCGGCCGCCGAGTGCGCCAAGGTGCGGGCCTCGGGCGTCACCCTGGAAGAGCTGGAGCGGGCCAAGCTGCAGCTGCGCACCAACCTGGTCTTCAGCCAGGAGTCCGCCACCAGCCGCATGTTCTCCCTCGCCTACCAGAGCCTGCACACGGACCGCATCCTGACCCTGGACGAGCAGATCGCCGAGATCGAGGAGGTCGGACTGGAGCAGGTGCAGCGGGTGGCCCGGGAGGTGCTGGACCCCTCCGCCCTGGCGGTTTCCGCCCTGGGCATCCGGCGGGCGGCGGGAATAAGGCGCGAGGATCTGGCCAGCTAGCAGTCTGTGCCGGTATGGGAAATTCCTGAAAATGCCTCCATCATGGCGGGCGGTCTGCCATGGCCTGTAGTTTTGACCCCCGTGGGGTGACTTTTCCCCGGCAGGAGCCCAAGCTTTGGGGGTCATGATCCCCACGGCCCCCCTGAATCCCGGTGCAGCCAGTCCCCTCTATCTGCAGCTGCAGCGTACCCTGCGTTCGCTCATCCAGGCCAACGAGTGGAACCCGGGCATGCGGCTCCCGGCGGTGCCGGATCTGGCCCTGCGGTTCAAGGTGCACCGCCTGACCGTGCTCAAGGCCCTGGCGGGGCTCAAGCGCACGGGGTGGGTGCAGACCGTCACGGGCCGGGGCAGCTTCGTGAGCGACTACCTGCCGGAGGCGCCCGCCCTGCTGGATCCCGACATCTTCCCCTTCCAGGGCTCCTCCCTGCGGGTGCGGGAGGACGAGCTGGGCCCCTGGCTGGGCGACACGCTGGAGGCGGCCCAGAACCGCAGCCTGGTGAGCTTTTCCGCAGCCTTCCCCCCCACGGACCTGCTGCCGGGCGACGCCCTCCGCCGGCTGTACACGCGCACCATGAAGGAACTCGACGCCGAGGCCTGGGTGTACGCCGCCCCCGCGGGCCACCCGTCCTACCTCTCCGGGGTCGCCGGGTGGCTGCGGGACGAGGGGGAACCCGTTCCCCCGGGCTGGGGCATCCGCTCCATCCCCGGTTCCCAGGCCGGCCTGGCCCTGGTGCTGGAATCGCTGACCATCCCCGGCGACCGGGTGCTGGTGGAGAGCCCCTGCTACGTGGGGGCCCTGGCCCTCATCCGCACCCTGGGCCGCGAGGCGGTTCCCGTGCCGGTGGACCGCAACGGCCTGAACCCCGACCGGCTCGCCTCCCTCCTGCAGAAGGGCGACGCGAAGTTCCTCTTCACGGTGCCCACCTTCCACAATCCCACCGGCATGACCCTCTCTCGCGCGCGGCGGGAGCGGATCCTCGCGCTCACCCGCGCCCACGGCGTCACGGTGGTGGAGGACGACACCTACGGGGACCTCCGCTTCATCGGCGGGCGCACGCCGAGCTTCCGGAGCCTGCCGGGGGCCGAGCACGTCATCCACCTGGGCAGCTTCTCCAAGTCCGTGGCCGCGGGCCTGCGCCTGGGCTACATCATCGCCCCCGACGCCGTCCTGCGCCGGCTGGCCCTGGTGCAGGAGGTGCACACCATCGCCCTGCCCACCCTCTCCCAGGCCGTGATGGGCCACTTCCTGGACTCCGGCGGGTTCCGGCGCCACCTGGTGCGGATCCGCAAGGCCCTCCGGGAGCGCCGGGACGCCATGCTGGAGGCCATCCAGGCCAGTTTCCCCCGGGACGCCGAAGTCACCGAGCCCAAGGGCGGCATGCACCTCTGGGTGGTGCTCCCCGAGGACGTCTCGGCCCTCGATCTCCATCGCGAAGCCATCTCCCACGGGCTGGGCTTCGCCCCGGGTCCTCTCTTCTTTCCGGATGGGCGGGGCACCAACTGCCTTCGCCTCAACTTCTCAACCCATGCGCCGAGCGTGACCCGCGAAGCCATCGAGCGCCTGGGCGGGCTCATCCATGCCCGCCCCGGCGTCTCAACCCCGAAGGAGCTCCCATGACCGCCCTCTCCACCTCCAACACCGCGCGCTTCGACATCCAGCTCGCCCGGGAACCCCTGTCGCCGGAGGAGCGGACCAAGCGCATGCAGAACCCGGGGTTCGGCAAGGTCTTCACCGAGCACATGGTGGTCATCCCCTACAGCGAGGAGCTGGGCTGGGGCAAGGGCGTGCTGAAGCCCTACGGCCCCATCGTCCTGGACCCCGCCGCCAGCGTCCTGCACTACGGCCAGGCGATCTTCGAGGGCTTCAAGGCGTACCGGCAGCCCGACGGCCACGTCAAGACCTTCCGCCCCGAGTCCAACGCCCACCGCTTCAACGCCTCCGCCCGCCGCCTGGCCATGCCCGAGCTGCCCGTGGACCTCTTCGTGGAAGCCGCGGACCTCCTGATCCGCCAGGAGAAGGACTGGGTCCCCAACGCCATCGGCGAGAGCCTCTACATGCGCCCCTTCATGATCGCCACCGAGGCGGCCCTGGGCGTCAAGGCCTCCAAGGAGTATCTCTTCATCCTCATCGCCTCCCCCGCCGGCGCGTACTTCCCCCAGGGCGTCAAGCCCGTGACCGTGTGGATCTCCGAGAACTACGTCCGCGCCGCGCCCGGCGGCACCGGCTCCGCCAAGTGCGCCGGCAACTACGCCGCCAGCCTCGTGGCCCAGACCGAGGCCAAGGCCGAGGGCTGCGACCAGGTGGTGTGGCTCGACGCCGTGCACCGCCGCTACATCGAGGAGATGGGCGGCATGAACATCTTCTTCGTGTACAAGGAAGGCGGCGAGACGATCGTGGTCACCCCCGTGCTCACCGGCACCCTGCTGCCCGGCATCACCCGCCTGAGCCTCCTGGACATGGCCAAGAAGCTGGGCTTCCGGGCCGAGGAGCGCCGGATCTCCGTGGACGACTGGCGCGACGCCCTCCTGGAAGGCCGCATGACCGAGGCCTTCGCCTGCGGCACCGCCGCCGTCATCACGCCCATCGGCACCGTGAAATCCGCCCACGGCGAGTGGCAGATCAACCGCGGCGAGACCGGTCCCGTGGCCTCCCAGCTGCGCGAAGCCCTGCTGAACCTGCAGCACGGCGTGGACCCCGACACCAACGGCTGGATGCACCAGGTCTGCTAGTCGGCACATTGCCTACCCATGAAAAGGGCCCCGGGATGGGGCCCTTTTCGTTCGCCCGGAGGCATGGAAAATATGGCAATCATCAAGAGGCGACCTATACTTTGGGACCTGAGACACCGTCTCATGAGCCGCCCCTCCGGGTGATGATTAATCTATGTTGCCGTCAGGTGCAGCCATGGAAGGTTATGCCGACCGGACCCTCCTGTCCGCCAACGCGATCATCCATCTTCAGGATATTGGAGACCTCCTGAAAACGGTTGATGAGAACGCCATGGTTTCGATCACGGACCCCCGGGGGCTGATCACCCACGTCAATGAACTTTTCTGCCGGATCAGCAAATATCCGGTCCACGAGCTCGTGGGCAAGGACCACCGGATCCTCAACAGCGGCTGCCACGAGGATTGCTTCTGGCGGAACCTGTGGGAGACCCTGCTGTCCGGCAGGGTCTGGAAGGGGGAGATCAAGAACCGGGCGAAGGACGGCACCTTCTACTGGGTGGACGCCACCCTCGCCCCCTCCTTCGACCCCGCGGGCCACCTGAAGCGGTTCCTGGGGATCTACACGGAGATCAGCCCCTGGAAGGAGGCCGAGGAATCCCTCCGCAGGGCCCAGCGCCTGGACAGCCTGCGGGTCATGGCCGGTGGGATCGCCCATGATTTCAACAACCTGCTGACGTCGATCCTGGGAAACTGCGGAATCCTGACCCAGGCCTACCCCCCGGAAAGCCAGGCCCTGCCCTTCCTGGACAACATCGAGAAGGCCGTGCAGCGGGCCGCGCTTCTCACGAACCAGATGCTCGCCTTCACCGGCCGGGGGCCCTGGCTGCCCATCCTGTTGGACCTCAATACCTTCGTCAAAGGCATGGAAAAGCTGTTCGAGGCCTCCTGCCCCAGGCGCATCGCCGTTCGCGTCGACGTGGCGGGCGAGCCCCTCCTGATCAACGCGGACCCTTCGCAGCTCCACCAGATCCTGGTCAGCCTGGTCAACAACGCGGCCGAGGCCATCGGGGAGGAAAGGGAAGGGGCCATCACCGTACGCGCCGGCCGGCACCTCATCGACCCGCCCGGGGCCCTGGCGTTCCTGCCCCAGACGCAGATGCGGCCCGGAGCCTATGCGGTCCTGGAGGTCGCGGACTCGGGCTGCGGGATGACGGATCAGATCCTTTCGAGGATCTTCGATCCCTTCTTCACCACCAAGTTCACCGGCCGGGGCCTGGGACTGTCGGCGGTGCTGGGCATCCTCCGGGCCTGGGAGGGCGGCATCGCCGTGGACAGCGTTCCCGGAGGCGGATCCGTGTTCAGGGTCTACCTTCCCCTGGTGGAGGCGCCGGAGGGCGGGGAGGCCCCGGAGCAGCCCGCGAGCCTGGTGCTCCCGCAGGGCAAGGTGCTGTTCGTGGACGACGAGCCCATGCTCAGGCAGTGCGCATCGGAGATCCTGATGGCCTCCGGCTTCGAGGTCGTCCTGGCCGAGGACGGCCTCGAGGCCCTGGAATGCTACCGGACCCATGCGGACGCCATCTCCATCATCGTCATGGACCTGTCCATGCCGCACCTCAACGGCGTCGAGGCCGCCACCCAGATCCGGGAGCTGGACCCCCGGGCCAAGGTGATCCTGAGCAGCGGCTACACCAGCGAGGTCCTGGCGGGCTCCCTCCGGAGCCTCAAGCCCGACGCCTTCCTCCACAAGCCCTACACCATGACCTCCCTGCGGGACGCCGTGCTCCAGGTCCTCCTGGGGGCCACGCCGGCATAGGAAAAGGGCCCCTCGCGGGGCCCTTTTCAATGCTGGTCCGTATCGAGACTACTTCTTCTCGGCAGGAGCGGCTTCCTTCTCGGCCTTCTTGGCAGCCTTCTTGGCCTTCTTGGCCTTGGGGGCGGCGTCCTTCTTGGCCTCTTCCTTCTTCTCTTCGGTCAGGGCCTTCTTGGCCTCTTCCTTCTTGGGCTCGACAGCCTTCTCGGCCTTCTTGGCAGCCTTGGCCTTCTTGGCCTTGGGGGCGGCGTCCTTCTTGGCCTCTTCCTTCTTCTCTTCGGTCAGGGCCTTCTTGGCCTCTTCCTTCTTGGGCTCGGCCTTGGCAGCCTTCTTGGCATCCTTCTTGGCCTCTTCCTTCTTGGGCTCGGCCTTCTTGGCTTCAGCCTTCTTCTCTTCGGTCAGGGCCTTCTTGGCCTCTTCCTTCTTGGGCTCGACAGCCTTCTCGGCCTTCTTGGCAGCCTTCTTGGCCTTCTTGGCCTTGGGGGCGGCATCCTTCTTGGCCTCTTCCTTCTTCTCTTCGGTCAGGGCCTTCTTGGCCTCTTCCTTCTTGGGCTCGACGGCCTTCTCGGCCTTCTTGGCAGCCTTCTTGGCCTTCTTGGCCTTGGGGGCGGCGTCCTTCTTGGCCTCTTCCTTCTTCTCTTCGGTCAGGGCCTTCTTGGCCTCTTCCTTCTTGGGCTCGGCCTTGGCAGCCTTCTTGGCATCCTTCTTGGCCTCTTCCTTCTTGGGCTCGGCCTTCTTGGCCTCGGCCTTCTTCTCTTCGGTCAGGGCCTTCTTGGCCTCTTCCTTCTTGGGCTCGGCCTTGGCAGCCTTCTTGGCATCCTTCTTGGCCTCTTCCTTCTTGGGCTCGGCCTTCTTGGCCTCGGCCTTCTTCTCTTCGGTCAGGGCCTTCTTGGCCTCTTCCTTCTTGGGCTCGGCCTTGGCAGCCTTCTTGGCATCCTTCTTGGCCTCTTCCTTCTTGGGCTCGGCCTTCTTGGCCTCGGCCTTCTTCTCTTCGGTCAGGGCCTTCTTGGCCTCTTCCTTCTTGGGCTCAGCCTTCTTGACGTCCTTCTTGGCGTCCTTCTTGACTTCGACCTTCTTCACTTCCTCTTTCTTGACGTCCTTCTTGGCGTCTTCGGCGAACGCGGGGCTGATGAGGGCGGCCGCGATGAGCAGAGCTGCGAGCTTGTTCATGGATTCTCCAGGTTCAATCCGGCACGGCCGGAAGCTGGGCACAAGAATGCATGAACCAGGCCAATACATAAATTGAACAATTGCTTTACTTAATAATTTGACCTTGAGGTCTTCTCCGTTGGATTCTGCAACGCGTTGCATTTTCCATCAGAGTCCCTCCTCCGGGCCCTCCGCCAGGCCCAGGTCCTTGAGCTTGCGGTAGAGGGTCGTCCGGTCCTTGCCCAGGATGTCGGCGATGCGGCTCTTGCGGTGCTCGTGCTTGAGCAGCACCTGGATGTAGCGCCGCTCCAGCTCCTCGAGGGTGGGCAGGTGGTCCCAGTCCTTGATCAGCTCGAGGAGGGGGGTGGGGGCGGCGGGGATGCTGGTCCCCTTGGCGCGCAGCTCGTCCCGTATCTTCTCGGGGAAGTCGTCCGGGGTGATCTCCCGGCCCCGGCTCAGCTGGGTGAGGTGTTCGATGATGTTGCCCATCTCCCGCACGTTGCCGGGCCAGCTGTAGGCCTCCAGCTGCTGGCGCGCGTCGGCCCTGAGGCGGTAGAACTGGCTGTCCTTGCGGCTGCACTCGGCCAGGAAGTGGTCCATGAGGGCGGGGATGTCCGAGAGGACCTTGCCGGTGCGCGCGTCCCGGGAGAACCGCTCGCGCACGGGAGGCACCCGGATCTCCACCACGCAGAGCCGGTAGTAGAGGTCCTCCCGGAACTTGCCGGCCTTGACCATGGCGGCAAGGTCCCGGTTGCTGGCGGCGATGACCCGCACGTCCACCTTGACGGTCTTGTTGCCGCCCACCTTGCGCACCTCCTGCTCCTGCAGGACCCGCAGGAGCCGCACCTGGAAGCCCAGGGAGGTCTCCCCGATCTCGTCCAGGAAGATGGTGCCTCCGGACGCCTCCTCGAAGAGCCCCTTCTTGTCCAGGACGGCGCCGGTGAAGGCGCCCTTCACGTGGCCGAAGAGCTCGGACTCCAGCAGCCCCTCGGTGAGGGCCCCGCAATTGATGGCCACGAACGGGCAGGCCTTGCGGTCGCTGCTCAGGTGGATGTTCTGGGCCACCAGCTCCTTGCCGGTGCCGCTCTCGCCGATGATCAGCACCGTGGTGCGGCTGTTCTGCAGCGAGGCGATGGTGCGGTAGACCTCCATCATCTTCGGGCTGGAGCCGATCATGACGCTCTGATGGAGGTCGACGGCCGTGTCCGGATCCTTAGGCCCGCCGCGGGAACCCTTCATGAGCAGGGCCCGCTTCACCAGGGACTGCAGGTCCTCGTTGTTCCAGGGCTTGGAGATGAAGTCGAAGGCGCCTTCCCGCACGGCCTCCAGGGCCTTCTCCAGGGTCCCGAACCCGGTGAGGAGGATGGTCTCCACCCCCAGGGGCTTGGCCGCCTTGAGCAGGTCCAGGCCGTCCAGGCTGGCCTCCAGGTTGATGTCCGAAAGCATCAGGTCGAAACCGCCCTCCCTGAGGTGTCGCAGGGCGTCCTCGGGCCGGGTGGCCTTGACCACGGCCACCTCCAGGCCGAGGCCCTCCCCGAGGAGCAGCTCCAGGAGGTCGCAGGTTTCCTGGGAATCATCCACAACCAGTATCCGGGCCATCGTTTTTTCCACCCTCGTCCTTAGAAGTTTCAACAATTCCTTCTGGAATCCGGGAATGCTTGAGCGTAATTTGGGGTCAACCTTCCCAGGAGTTCCTAATGAGATTACGCCTTGTTCTTGCCTTGGCCGCAACCCTGGTGTGCGGAGCCCTCGCCGCAGCCGATCTCACCATCACCTTCAACTCGGTGGCCAAAGGCATGATGGGTGCCGGCGGGACCTCCACCGAGGTCCACTACTACAGCAGCGAATTCAACATGGTGCGCAACGAGAAGGACCGCCGGGACACCCTGGTGGACTTCAAGAACGGCATCTCCTACACCATCGACCACAAGAAGAAACTCATATCCAAGATGAGCTTCGAGGACGCCCTGGCGGCCCTGGACGCGCTCAACGCCGCCCAGCCCGAGGGCATGGGGGCCATGATGGGCGCGATGTTCGGCGACCCCAACGACTTCAAGGTGGACAAGGTGGGCCCCGAGACCGTGGCCGGGCGCTCCTGCACGGCCTGGAACATCAAGGTGGGCAAGCTGGTCATGGCCCTTTCCGCCGACCCCACCCTGAAGATGCCCATCCCCGATGCCGCCTACATGAAGATGGTCCAGTCCCGCGCAGCGCAGTTCGCCAAGGCCGGCCCCATGGGCGCGAGCTTCAAGCGGCTCTACGAGGAGATGGCCAAGATCAAGGGCATCCCCCTCAAGACCCACATGACCGGCATGATGGGCATGGACGTGGCCACCGAGGCCACGAAGATCGAGCAGGGCCCGGTGCCCGCCGCCACCTTCGCCCTCCCCGCGGACTACAGGACCGAGGATGCGGGGAAGAAGATGCGCGAGGAGATGATGAAGAAAAAGTAGACCCGGCCGGTACAATGGAAGGATGACGAATCCGACCCCCTCCTTCGACGACGGACTGGACCGGCTGGAGGCCCTGGTGCAGCGGCTGGAAGCCGGGAACCTCGGCCTGGAGGAGGCCCTCCAGCAGTTCGAGGAGGGGGTCGGCCTGAGCCGGACCCTCCAGCAGCAGCTGGCCGCGGCCCAGCGGCGGGTGGAGGTGCTCAAGCAGGGCCTGGGCGGGGAGTACCGCGCCGAGCCCCTGGAAGGGGAGCAGGCTTGACCCTCCCGGCGCCCCAGCAGGTCAAGGCGGATCTCGACCGCCTCCTCCCCCTCTTCGAGTCCCGCTACCTCCTGCCCTTCGCCCAGGGCGAGGCCGCCAACCTGGCCCTGGCCATGACCTACAGCCTCCAGGCCGGCGGCAAGCGCATCCGGCCCGTGCTGTGCATGCTGGCCGCCGAGGCCGTGGGCGCCAGGGCCGAGGCGGCCCTGCCCTGTGCCGTGGCGCTGGAGTACATCCACACCTACTCGCTCATCCACGACGACCTTCCGGCCATGGACGACGACGACCTCCGCCGGGGCAAGCCCACGTGCCACGTGGCCTTCGGCGAGGGGCCGGCCATTCTGGCGGGCGATGGCCTCCTCACCGAGGCCTTCACGGTCCTGGCCTCCGATGCCGACCTCCCTCCCTCCCGTCGGGTGGAGGCCATCCGGGTGCTGGGGGAGGCCGCGGGCTGGCGCGGCATGGTGGGCGGCCAGGCCCTGGACCTGGAGGGCGAGGCCCGCACCCGGGGCGCCGATCCCGTGAGCCTGGCCGAACTGCAGGTCATCCACCGCCTGAAGACCGGGGCCCTGCTCCGGGCCTCCCTGGAGCTGGGCGCCATCGCGGGCGCCGCCGCCCCGGAGGAGCGGGCCGCCCTGCGGGAGGCCGGAGAAGCCCTGGGGCTCGCCTTCCAGATCCAGGACGACATCCTCGACGCCACCTCCACCCAGGAAGCCATGGGGAAGCGGGTTGGCAAAGACGAGGGCAAGGGTAAAATCACCTACCCCCTGCTGCTCGGGCTCGCTGGAGCCCGCAACGCCTTGCGGGAGGCCACCGAGCGTGCCCAATGTCAGCTACTATCGCTTCCGAATCCGCATTCCCTGACGGCCTTGGCCACGTACTTGGCGGGGCGCAGCGCGTGAGCCGGCAACCCCTCCTCGATTCCGTCACGGCGCCCCAGCAGATCCAGCATTTCTCCCTGATCCAGATGGAACAGCTGGCCCTGGAGCTGCGCCAGTTCCTCATCGACTCCATCAGCGTCACCGGAGGCCACTTCAGCTCCAACCTGGGCACGGTGGAGCTCACCGTGGCCCTCATGCACCACTTCGACTTCCTCGTGGACCGCATCGTGTGGGACGTGGGCCACCAGGCCTACCCGTACAAGATCCTCACGGGCCGCAAGGACCGCTTCCCCACCCTGCGCAAGCACGGGGGGCTGTCGGGCTTCCTCAAGCGCGAGGAGAGCGTCTACGACCACTTCGGCGCCGGGCACGCCAGCACCTCCATCTCGGCGGCCCTGGGCATGGCCCAGGCCCGGGACCTGCTGGGCCAGGACTTCTCCAGCATCGCCGTCATCGGCGACGGCTCCATGACCGCGGGCATGGCCTTCGAGGGCCTCAACCAGGCCGGGTTCCTGGAGACGCGCAAGTTCATGGTGATCCTCAACGACAACGACATGAGCATCAACCCCAACGTGGGTTCGCTCCAGGGCTACCTGAACCAGATGATCAACGGCCAGTACTACAACCGCTGGCGGGACCGCATCGAGTACGCCATCAAGGCCATCCCCGTGGCCAGCGTCAGCAAGCGCCTGGCCAAGGTCGCCAAGTGGAGCGAGGAATCCTTCAAGCGCATCGCGGTGCCGGGGCTGCTCTTCGAGGACCTGGGCCTGAAGTACATCGGCCCGGTCAACGGCCACGACGTGGCGGCCCTCCTGCGCGGCCTGGGCGAGGCCAAGGAGCGCATGGCCGAGGGTCCCGTGCTCCTCCACGTGCAGACCAAGAAGGGCTTCGGCTACGACCCCGCCGTGAAGGACCCCCTCAAGTGGCATGGCGTCACCGCCTTCGACGCCGAGGCCGGGGAGATCCGCAAGGCCCCCGTGGACCCCGCGAAGCCGGCGATGCCCTCGTACACGAGCGTGTTCGGCACGACCCTCACGGAGCTGGCCCGCAAGGACCCCAAGATCGTCGCCGTCACCGCCGCCATGCTGGACGGCACGGGCCTGAACATCTTCCAGAAGGCTCACCCCACGCGCTGCTTCGACGTGGGCATCGCCGAGCAGCACGCCGTCACCTTCGGCGCGGGCCTGGCCTGCCAGGGCCTCCGGCCCGTGGTGGCCATCTATTCCACCTTCCTGCAGCGGGGCTTCGACCAGGTGCTGCACGACGTGTGCCTGCAGAACCTGCCCGTGACCTTCGCCATGGACCGGGGAGGCATCGTGGGCGCCGACGGCCCCACCCACCACGGCCTCTACGACCTGTCCTTCCTGCGGTGCATGCCCAACATCGTCATCATGGCCCCCAAGGACGAGAACGAGCTCCGCCAGATGCTGTTCACCGCCATCTACAGCAACCGCCCCGCGGCCCTGCGCTACCCCCGGGGCAACGCGCTGGGGGTGCCGCTCCAGGATCCCATCGCCGCCCTGCCCATCGGCAAGGGGGAGCTCCTCCGGGAGGGAAGCGACCTCCTGCTGGTGGCCCTGGGCACCCTGGTGGCGCCGGCCGAGGCCCTGGCCCAGCGGCTCGCCGCGGAGGGGATTTCCTGCGCCGTCATCAACGCGCGCTTCGTCAAGCCCCTGGACGGGGACCTCATCAGCCACTGGAGCCGCAAGGTCCGGGGCGTCGTGGCCCTGGAGGAGGGTTGCGCCCCGGGCGGCTTCACGGCGGCCGTGGCCGAGCTCCTGGCGGACCAGGGCATCCTCCGGCCCCTGCTCCGCTGCGCCGTGCCGGACCACATCGTCCATCACGGGGACCAGGCGCTGCTCCTGGACGAAGAGGGCCTGAGCCCCCGAGCCCTATATGAACGAATCGTTGATTTCCATCGGAAACTACCGATCCAACTGCCTTCCAGCCAGGCTGCAAATTAAGTACGCCTGATTTCTTGCCCGTGGCGATGGCCTTGTCTATGGTTGATACAGCCCAAC from Geothrix sp. 21YS21S-2 includes these protein-coding regions:
- a CDS encoding pitrilysin family protein; protein product: MPYRSVSPHGTEILIDPIPGVRSCSVGFWVKRGSCWELPGEEGLAHFIEHTVFKGTARFPEPQVMAEATDHLGGSLDAFTGKEAACFYGKVLKEKLPDLVAILEDLVTTPTFDAEELARERNVILEEISQSEDQPDDWVSELFYANFWPGSPLSHSILGRREQVATYGRDQARAFFDKTYRAPNLLIVAAGDIEVQPFLELLGPVLDALPRGLRDETGRAASGRPRPFVLNTPRKELQQTSLVMGFPAHPHVHPDRAAVGVLSHVLGGGMSSRLFMELREKNALCYQVGTYLTHYQDTGALQISASCAPERARELVRRAAAECAKVRASGVTLEELERAKLQLRTNLVFSQESATSRMFSLAYQSLHTDRILTLDEQIAEIEEVGLEQVQRVAREVLDPSALAVSALGIRRAAGIRREDLAS
- a CDS encoding response regulator, translated to MVSITDPRGLITHVNELFCRISKYPVHELVGKDHRILNSGCHEDCFWRNLWETLLSGRVWKGEIKNRAKDGTFYWVDATLAPSFDPAGHLKRFLGIYTEISPWKEAEESLRRAQRLDSLRVMAGGIAHDFNNLLTSILGNCGILTQAYPPESQALPFLDNIEKAVQRAALLTNQMLAFTGRGPWLPILLDLNTFVKGMEKLFEASCPRRIAVRVDVAGEPLLINADPSQLHQILVSLVNNAAEAIGEEREGAITVRAGRHLIDPPGALAFLPQTQMRPGAYAVLEVADSGCGMTDQILSRIFDPFFTTKFTGRGLGLSAVLGILRAWEGGIAVDSVPGGGSVFRVYLPLVEAPEGGEAPEQPASLVLPQGKVLFVDDEPMLRQCASEILMASGFEVVLAEDGLEALECYRTHADAISIIVMDLSMPHLNGVEAATQIRELDPRAKVILSSGYTSEVLAGSLRSLKPDAFLHKPYTMTSLRDAVLQVLLGATPA
- a CDS encoding sigma-54 dependent transcriptional regulator, whose protein sequence is MARILVVDDSQETCDLLELLLGEGLGLEVAVVKATRPEDALRHLREGGFDLMLSDINLEASLDGLDLLKAAKPLGVETILLTGFGTLEKALEAVREGAFDFISKPWNNEDLQSLVKRALLMKGSRGGPKDPDTAVDLHQSVMIGSSPKMMEVYRTIASLQNSRTTVLIIGESGTGKELVAQNIHLSSDRKACPFVAINCGALTEGLLESELFGHVKGAFTGAVLDKKGLFEEASGGTIFLDEIGETSLGFQVRLLRVLQEQEVRKVGGNKTVKVDVRVIAASNRDLAAMVKAGKFREDLYYRLCVVEIRVPPVRERFSRDARTGKVLSDIPALMDHFLAECSRKDSQFYRLRADARQQLEAYSWPGNVREMGNIIEHLTQLSRGREITPDDFPEKIRDELRAKGTSIPAAPTPLLELIKDWDHLPTLEELERRYIQVLLKHEHRKSRIADILGKDRTTLYRKLKDLGLAEGPEEGL
- a CDS encoding branched-chain amino acid aminotransferase; amino-acid sequence: MTALSTSNTARFDIQLAREPLSPEERTKRMQNPGFGKVFTEHMVVIPYSEELGWGKGVLKPYGPIVLDPAASVLHYGQAIFEGFKAYRQPDGHVKTFRPESNAHRFNASARRLAMPELPVDLFVEAADLLIRQEKDWVPNAIGESLYMRPFMIATEAALGVKASKEYLFILIASPAGAYFPQGVKPVTVWISENYVRAAPGGTGSAKCAGNYAASLVAQTEAKAEGCDQVVWLDAVHRRYIEEMGGMNIFFVYKEGGETIVVTPVLTGTLLPGITRLSLLDMAKKLGFRAEERRISVDDWRDALLEGRMTEAFACGTAAVITPIGTVKSAHGEWQINRGETGPVASQLREALLNLQHGVDPDTNGWMHQVC
- a CDS encoding polyprenyl synthetase family protein, which gives rise to MTLPAPQQVKADLDRLLPLFESRYLLPFAQGEAANLALAMTYSLQAGGKRIRPVLCMLAAEAVGARAEAALPCAVALEYIHTYSLIHDDLPAMDDDDLRRGKPTCHVAFGEGPAILAGDGLLTEAFTVLASDADLPPSRRVEAIRVLGEAAGWRGMVGGQALDLEGEARTRGADPVSLAELQVIHRLKTGALLRASLELGAIAGAAAPEERAALREAGEALGLAFQIQDDILDATSTQEAMGKRVGKDEGKGKITYPLLLGLAGARNALREATERAQCQLLSLPNPHSLTALATYLAGRSA
- the xseB gene encoding exodeoxyribonuclease VII small subunit, which translates into the protein MTNPTPSFDDGLDRLEALVQRLEAGNLGLEEALQQFEEGVGLSRTLQQQLAAAQRRVEVLKQGLGGEYRAEPLEGEQA
- a CDS encoding DUF4412 domain-containing protein, which gives rise to MRLRLVLALAATLVCGALAAADLTITFNSVAKGMMGAGGTSTEVHYYSSEFNMVRNEKDRRDTLVDFKNGISYTIDHKKKLISKMSFEDALAALDALNAAQPEGMGAMMGAMFGDPNDFKVDKVGPETVAGRSCTAWNIKVGKLVMALSADPTLKMPIPDAAYMKMVQSRAAQFAKAGPMGASFKRLYEEMAKIKGIPLKTHMTGMMGMDVATEATKIEQGPVPAATFALPADYRTEDAGKKMREEMMKKK
- a CDS encoding PLP-dependent aminotransferase family protein encodes the protein MIPTAPLNPGAASPLYLQLQRTLRSLIQANEWNPGMRLPAVPDLALRFKVHRLTVLKALAGLKRTGWVQTVTGRGSFVSDYLPEAPALLDPDIFPFQGSSLRVREDELGPWLGDTLEAAQNRSLVSFSAAFPPTDLLPGDALRRLYTRTMKELDAEAWVYAAPAGHPSYLSGVAGWLRDEGEPVPPGWGIRSIPGSQAGLALVLESLTIPGDRVLVESPCYVGALALIRTLGREAVPVPVDRNGLNPDRLASLLQKGDAKFLFTVPTFHNPTGMTLSRARRERILALTRAHGVTVVEDDTYGDLRFIGGRTPSFRSLPGAEHVIHLGSFSKSVAAGLRLGYIIAPDAVLRRLALVQEVHTIALPTLSQAVMGHFLDSGGFRRHLVRIRKALRERRDAMLEAIQASFPRDAEVTEPKGGMHLWVVLPEDVSALDLHREAISHGLGFAPGPLFFPDGRGTNCLRLNFSTHAPSVTREAIERLGGLIHARPGVSTPKELP